One genomic region from Tachysurus vachellii isolate PV-2020 chromosome 22, HZAU_Pvac_v1, whole genome shotgun sequence encodes:
- the camk1b gene encoding calcium/calmodulin-dependent protein kinase type 1, with the protein MPLGEDGHSWKKKTSDIKEIYDFKDVLGTGAFSEVVLAEEKQTLKLVAIKCIPKKALEGKENSIENEIAVLHKIKHANIVSLEDIYENKSYLYLVMQLVSGGELFDRIVEKGFYTEKDASKLIQQILDAVKYLHDMGIVHRDLKPENLLYYSMDEDSKIMISDFGLSKIEGSGIVMSTACGTPGYVAPEVLAQKPYSKAVDCWSIGVIAYILLCGYPPFYDENDAKLFEQILKAEYEFDSPYWDDISDSAKDFIVNLMERDPKRRYTCEQALQHPWIAGDTALDKNIHESVSAQIKKNFAKSKWKQAFNATAVVRHMRRLQLGTSQEGQSQLSPHSPCSERLLLPEGTEEEEDEQSTSQRDNNGCSESAGEGEARDGIQNCAFCVHPTSRV; encoded by the exons ATGCCCCTGGGTGAAGATGGACACTCGTGGAAGAAAAAGACATCTGACATCAAGGAGATCTACGACTTCAAGGATGTGCTGGGGAC TGGTGCGTTCTCCGAGGTCGTCCTAGCCGAGGAAAAGCAAACATTGAAGTTGGTGGCAATAAAGTGTATTCCGAAGAAAGCTCTAGAAGGGAAAGAGAACAGCATTGAAAACGAAATCGCCGTTCTTCACAA GATTAAACACGCCAACATTGTTTCTTTGGAGGACATCTATGAGAACAAATCGTACCTCTACCTCGTCATGCAGCT GGTGTCTGGCGGCGAGCTCTTTGACAGGATTGTTGAAAAAGGTTTTTACACGGAGAAAGACGCCAGCAAGCTCATCCAGCAGATCCTGGACGCCGTGAAGTATCTTCATGACATGGGCATAGTGCATCGAGACCTGAAG ccAGAGAACCTGCTATATTACAGCATGGACGAGGACTCGAAGATCATGATCAGCGATTTTGGCTTGTCGAAGATCGAGGGCTCGGGTATAGTCATGAGCACGGCATGCGGCACTCCTGGATATGTCG ctcCAGAGGTTTTGGCGCAGAAGCCGTACAGTAAAGCAGTGGACTGCTGGTCTATCGGCGTCATCGCGTACATACT CTTGTGCGGCTATCCGCCATTTTACGACGAGAACGATGCCAAGCTCTTCGAGCAGATCCTGAAAGCCGAGTACGAGTTCGACTCGCCGTACTGGGACGACATCTCTGATTCAG CTAAGGACTTCATCGTGAACCTGATGGAGAGAGACCCGAAAAGGCGCTACACGTGTGAACAAGCACTGCAGCATCCCTG gaTTGCTGGTGATACTGCACTGGACAAGAACATCCACGAATCTGTGAGCGCTCAGATCAAGAAGAACTTCGCCAAGAGCAAATGGAAG cAAGCGTTTAATGCCACAGCGGTAGTCCGGCACATGCGCCGCCTTCAGCTGGGCACCAGTCAAGAGGGGCAGAGTCAGCTGTCGCCCCACAGCCCCTGCAGCGAGCGCCTCCTGCTGCCTGAAGGAACcgaggaggaagaggacgaGCAAAGCA CCTCTCAGAGGGACAATAACGGCTGCTCAGAAAGCGCCGGCGAAGGGGAAGCGCGCGACGGCATCCAGAACTGCGCCTTCTGCGTCCACCCGACCAGCCGGGTCTGA